The following is a genomic window from Thioclava electrotropha.
GTGATCGGAAAGCAGACCGCGATCCTCGATCCCGAGGCGCTTGGTTTCGATGCCTGCTTCTTCGTGTTGATCCGCACGTCGGAGCATGAGGCCGAGTGGCAGGACAAGTTCCTCGCCACCCTGCGCGCGCGCCCCGAGGTGATGGAAGCGCACCGTCTGGCGGGCGATATCGACTACATCCTGAAAGTGCGGGTCGAGAATGCGCGCGCCTATGACCGCTTCTATCAGGCGCTGATCTCGGAAGTGAAAATCCACAACGTGACCGCGCTTCTCTCGATGGAGGAGCTGAAATCCACCACCGCGCTGCCTCTGTGAGGCTCAGCGCTTGGTGTAGGTGACCTGCAGCTTCTCCAGCCCGTGGAAGTGGTAGAGATCCGCGTAATAGGGGCGGCGCGGCAGATCGAGCCCCTGTAGCCGCTCCATCAGCATCGGCAGGGCGAGCTTCAGCTCCAGCCGGGCAAGCGGCGCGCCGATGCAGAAATGCGCCCCCGCGCCGAAGCTGAAATTGGTGCGCACGGGGCGCGACGGATCGAAGACGCTCGCATCGTCCCAAGCCGAAGGGTCGCGGTTCGCACCGGCGAGCAACAGCCCGATCCGCTCGCCCTTGCGCAGCACCTGTCCCTGAAACTCCATGTCCTCATAGAGCCAGCGCGTGAACAGATGCAGCGGCGGATCGAAACGCAGCAGCTCCTCGATCGTGCCGTCGATCCGCGCGGGCTCCAGCCAATGCGGGGCGACGGTCTGCTCGATCAGGGTCTTCACGCTGTTGCCGATCTGGTGGACGGTCGCCTCATGGCCCGCGTTCAACAGCAAGATCACGGTCGAGATCAGCTCGTCGCGGGTCAGATGGGTGCCTTCTTCCTCGACCGCGATCAGCTCCGAGATCAGATCTTCCCCGGGCGCTTTGCGGCGGGTCTCTATCAAATCGCCCAGATAGGCGGCGAAGTCCGCTGAAGCCTGTGCCGCGTCTTCCTCTAGGCTGATGTCGCGGCGCGCCTGATACATCTGCACCATCGCGTTCGACCACGCCAAGAGCTTGTCCGCGTCGCTTTCGGGCACGCCCAGAAGCCGTGCAATCACGATCACCGGCAGGGGCTTGGCGAAATGCTCCAACAGGTCGCAGCCGTCCTCGGGCAGATCGTCGATCAGCCGATGGCAGAGCGCCGTGATCTCGTCTTGCATCCCTGCGATCCGGCGCGGGGTGAAGGCCTTCGTCACCAGCTTGCGCAGCCGGGTGTGGGTCGGCGCCTCCAGTTCCAACATCGAATGGCGCTCGATGGCGTAGAAGGGTTCGAGATGCTTGGGGATGTCCACCGCCTGCTCGGGCGGGGCCTCGCGCCCCAGCCGCCGGTCGCGTAGCGCCATGCCGACGATTGCAGCGCGCGCGGTGACGCGAAACCCGTATTCGGGCCATTGCACGAAGGGGCCGCCTTGCCGCACCCGGTCATAGAACGGATAGGGGTTCTGGACGAAATCGGGATCGAGCGGGGATTGGGAAAGGGTCTGCATCGGCGCTCCGGTTACTCGGGGCCAGATTGGCCGCAACGCGCCCGGGGATGCAAGACCAAGCGAACGCTCCGCCTTGCATTGCCGCGCGGTTGGCGCAAGGAAAGGGGCGGGAGAGTGCTGATGCTGGGCCGTGTCGCCATATTGCTGATCTGGATCGCGCTGACGCTCGCCGCCTCTATCGGGGTGTGGCGGGTCTCGGCACGCGAGGGGCTGGCGCGGATCGAAGCGCAGGGGCAATCCGATCTGCGGCTGGCCTCGGATCGTCTGGTGGCAGCACTTCTGCAATTTCGCGAGGTGGCGGTGCTGGCGGCCGATCATCCCGACGTGGTCGCGCTGGCGGCGCGTTTCGCCGAAGGCGGGAAGGAGGTCGGCACATGGCGCGATGCGGCGGTGAGCCTGACGCTTCAGCGCCTCGCCGATCATGCGGGCGCGCGCGATAT
Proteins encoded in this region:
- a CDS encoding cytochrome P450 yields the protein MQTLSQSPLDPDFVQNPYPFYDRVRQGGPFVQWPEYGFRVTARAAIVGMALRDRRLGREAPPEQAVDIPKHLEPFYAIERHSMLELEAPTHTRLRKLVTKAFTPRRIAGMQDEITALCHRLIDDLPEDGCDLLEHFAKPLPVIVIARLLGVPESDADKLLAWSNAMVQMYQARRDISLEEDAAQASADFAAYLGDLIETRRKAPGEDLISELIAVEEEGTHLTRDELISTVILLLNAGHEATVHQIGNSVKTLIEQTVAPHWLEPARIDGTIEELLRFDPPLHLFTRWLYEDMEFQGQVLRKGERIGLLLAGANRDPSAWDDASVFDPSRPVRTNFSFGAGAHFCIGAPLARLELKLALPMLMERLQGLDLPRRPYYADLYHFHGLEKLQVTYTKR
- a CDS encoding Lrp/AsnC family transcriptional regulator, with protein sequence MTVQIDELDRKILAELQDDASQSLDEIARKTGSSKTPVWNRIRKLRAAGVIGKQTAILDPEALGFDACFFVLIRTSEHEAEWQDKFLATLRARPEVMEAHRLAGDIDYILKVRVENARAYDRFYQALISEVKIHNVTALLSMEELKSTTALPL